A single window of Selenomonas sputigena DNA harbors:
- a CDS encoding class I SAM-dependent methyltransferase, which translates to MREAGHTFLARMGKTKLRPGGIDATNWLLEKAKIEPSSKVLEVACNMGTTMILVAERYGCEVVGIDLDEAALEKARENIKKKKLEDKLSVVNGSAFALPFEDASFDVVINEAMLTMLIGEDKERALKEYSRVLKPGGVLLTHDVVFREKDPKVQHELMAGLSKAINVHVEPLTLAGWKETIEKHAFRTEQKHGDMTLLDPPGILHDEGAKGALKIMTNAMKKENRDMFTTMFDFFHDHAAQLGYVANFSTRV; encoded by the coding sequence ATGCGTGAAGCAGGACATACCTTTTTGGCGAGAATGGGGAAGACGAAGCTGCGCCCAGGCGGCATCGACGCGACGAACTGGCTCTTGGAGAAGGCGAAGATCGAGCCGTCGTCCAAAGTTCTTGAAGTTGCGTGCAACATGGGGACGACGATGATCCTCGTCGCCGAGCGGTACGGCTGCGAAGTCGTCGGCATAGACCTCGATGAGGCGGCGCTCGAAAAAGCGCGTGAAAATATCAAGAAAAAGAAGCTCGAAGACAAACTCTCCGTCGTCAACGGCAGCGCTTTCGCGCTGCCCTTCGAGGATGCGAGCTTCGATGTCGTCATCAACGAGGCGATGCTTACGATGCTCATCGGTGAGGACAAGGAGCGCGCGCTCAAGGAGTATTCGCGCGTCCTGAAGCCCGGCGGCGTCCTTCTGACGCACGACGTCGTCTTCCGAGAGAAAGACCCGAAGGTGCAGCACGAGCTTATGGCCGGGCTTTCCAAGGCGATCAACGTCCACGTCGAGCCGCTGACGCTTGCAGGCTGGAAGGAAACGATCGAGAAGCATGCCTTCCGTACGGAGCAGAAGCATGGCGATATGACGCTCCTCGACCCGCCGGGCATCCTGCACGACGAAGGCGCGAAGGGTGCGTTAAAGATCATGACGAACGCCATGAAGAAGGAGAACCGCGACATGTTCACTACGATGTTCGACTTCTTCCACGACCACGCCGCCCAGCTCGGCTATGTGGCAAACTTCAGCACGCGGGTATAG
- a CDS encoding HAD-IIB family hydrolase, which produces MKPYEKYMLISDLDGTIVPHGKAISAANAEAIRTFVAGGGLFGIATGRTPEAAGGYVRGLPITAPSIFFNGSMLYDWQARKVLAQRNLQGAEDSPNIWPRFAAECLKMFPQACVEVYTKEACCIVSPEENDDPRLVREFYRCRHAALADVSDMQRTPWLKLLVCDAPPALHRVERLAKNFGTASLSHHFYSEANYYEFVAQGVSKGAMIEEIRGLPICQGRRIIALGDYLNDWEMIELADIGIASGNAHESIKQAADFTGCRAEDDLVVWLLAHFAEITAQKSAD; this is translated from the coding sequence ATGAAACCATACGAAAAGTACATGTTGATCAGCGACCTTGACGGTACAATCGTGCCGCATGGGAAGGCGATTTCTGCGGCGAATGCGGAGGCGATTCGCACTTTTGTCGCGGGCGGCGGCCTTTTTGGCATCGCGACGGGGCGCACGCCCGAGGCGGCGGGCGGCTATGTCCGCGGACTGCCGATCACGGCGCCGAGCATCTTCTTCAACGGTTCCATGCTCTACGACTGGCAGGCGCGGAAGGTTCTCGCGCAAAGAAATTTGCAGGGCGCAGAAGACTCGCCCAATATCTGGCCGCGCTTCGCCGCCGAGTGCTTGAAGATGTTTCCGCAGGCGTGCGTCGAGGTCTATACGAAAGAAGCCTGCTGCATCGTCAGCCCTGAAGAGAACGACGATCCGCGGCTCGTTCGGGAGTTCTATCGCTGCCGGCATGCAGCTCTTGCCGACGTTTCCGACATGCAGCGGACACCGTGGCTCAAACTCCTCGTCTGCGATGCGCCGCCCGCGCTGCACCGTGTGGAGCGTCTTGCGAAGAACTTCGGCACAGCGAGTCTCAGCCATCATTTCTACTCCGAGGCCAATTATTATGAGTTTGTCGCCCAAGGCGTATCGAAGGGCGCCATGATCGAAGAGATTCGAGGGCTTCCCATCTGCCAAGGAAGGCGCATCATCGCTCTTGGCGACTACTTGAACGACTGGGAGATGATCGAGCTTGCCGACATCGGCATCGCCTCGGGCAACGCGCATGAGAGTATCAAGCAGGCCGCTGACTTCACGGGCTGCCGGGCGGAAGATGATCTCGTCGTCTGGCTGCTCGCACATTTCGCTGAAATCACGGCGCAGAAAAGCGCGGATTGA
- a CDS encoding cytidine deaminase, with amino-acid sequence MDDESLIELAKKARAHAYVPYSGFAVGAAALAPDGRVFLGCNIENASYGLTNCAERTAIFSAVAAGVRRFAALAVVADGELPCSPCGACRQVIAEFAVERIILANLAGKRRVVTKEELLPFAFSLEEKSLPSD; translated from the coding sequence ATGGACGATGAATCCCTCATCGAGCTTGCCAAGAAAGCGCGCGCCCATGCCTATGTGCCGTATTCGGGCTTTGCCGTCGGCGCGGCGGCGCTCGCGCCCGACGGGCGCGTCTTCTTGGGCTGCAACATCGAAAACGCCTCTTACGGTCTGACGAACTGCGCCGAGCGCACCGCCATCTTCAGCGCCGTCGCTGCGGGCGTCCGACGCTTTGCGGCACTCGCCGTCGTCGCAGACGGCGAGCTGCCGTGCTCGCCGTGCGGCGCGTGCCGCCAGGTCATCGCCGAATTCGCCGTCGAGCGCATCATCCTCGCCAACCTCGCGGGAAAGCGCCGCGTCGTGACCAAAGAAGAACTGCTGCCCTTCGCCTTTTCGCTTGAAGAGAAATCCCTGCCGTCCGATTGA